A single window of Rhodohalobacter sp. 614A DNA harbors:
- a CDS encoding aldo/keto reductase encodes METRKLGESGLEVSKVGLGCMGMSYGYGPASDKREMINLIRTAFDRGVTFFDTAEAYGPHKNEKLVGEALSPIRDQVVIATKFGIYHNNGKQVLNSKPEQIRKSAEGSLKRLGVERIDLYYQHRVDPDVPIEDVAGTVKDLIKEGKVNHFGMSEAGVQTIRKAHAVQPVTAVQSEYSMWWRKPEEELLPTLEELGIGFVPFSPLGKGFLTGEIDERTEFSKNDFRNIVPRFNKENRKANQDLVKLLGEIAKQKNASKAQIAIAWVLAQKPWIVPIPGTTKLQHLESDIEAAEINLSSSDLNQIETALSKIEIQGARYPKELEERTGN; translated from the coding sequence ATGGAAACCCGCAAACTTGGAGAGAGCGGTTTAGAAGTTTCAAAAGTCGGACTCGGCTGCATGGGAATGAGTTACGGATACGGTCCGGCATCAGACAAACGGGAGATGATCAACCTGATCCGTACGGCTTTTGATCGGGGAGTCACATTCTTTGATACGGCCGAGGCATACGGTCCACACAAAAATGAAAAATTAGTCGGAGAAGCACTCTCGCCGATTCGTGACCAGGTAGTGATCGCTACAAAATTTGGCATCTATCATAACAATGGAAAACAGGTTTTAAACAGCAAGCCCGAGCAGATCCGTAAGTCTGCTGAAGGATCATTGAAAAGGCTCGGTGTAGAAAGGATCGATCTTTACTACCAGCATCGTGTTGATCCGGATGTACCTATCGAAGATGTGGCCGGAACCGTGAAAGATTTGATCAAAGAAGGAAAAGTGAATCACTTCGGTATGTCGGAAGCGGGCGTCCAAACCATTCGAAAAGCTCATGCCGTTCAACCGGTCACAGCCGTTCAAAGTGAATACTCCATGTGGTGGAGAAAACCGGAAGAAGAGCTGCTGCCAACTCTTGAAGAACTCGGAATTGGATTTGTACCGTTTAGTCCGCTCGGCAAGGGGTTTCTGACCGGTGAGATTGACGAACGTACAGAATTCAGTAAGAACGATTTTCGCAACATCGTCCCAAGGTTTAACAAGGAAAACCGAAAAGCAAACCAAGACCTTGTGAAGCTGTTGGGTGAAATTGCAAAACAGAAGAATGCCTCAAAAGCTCAAATCGCCATCGCTTGGGTGCTTGCTCAAAAACCGTGGATTGTCCCCATTCCGGGAACCACCAAGCTGCAACACCTCGAAAGTGACATTGAAGCAGCAGAAATTAATCTGAGTTCGAGTGATCTCAATCAAATCGAAACAGCCTTGTCAAAAATCGAGATTCAGGGTGCGCGATACCCGAAAGAGCTGGAAGAAAGAACGGGGAATTAA
- a CDS encoding flavodoxin encodes MNRFIFFWILILLLMVNPVNAQVESDSEDVLIVYLSRTGNTEAVAEIIRDEVGGDMVELELETPYPEDYDAIVAQVARENETGYLPPLKTKIENIGNYNTVFVGFPTWGMRLPPPMKSFLHEYDLSGKTVIPFNTNGGYGLGSSIRQIEELCPDSNILESFSVSGGLERDGIYLDIKGARREEVRAEAVEWLENIQMQ; translated from the coding sequence ATGAATAGATTTATCTTTTTTTGGATTCTGATTCTTTTACTTATGGTAAACCCTGTCAACGCACAGGTTGAGTCCGATTCAGAGGATGTACTAATCGTCTATCTGTCCCGTACCGGGAATACGGAGGCGGTAGCCGAAATTATCCGGGATGAAGTGGGCGGTGATATGGTTGAACTTGAATTGGAAACGCCTTATCCGGAGGATTATGATGCAATTGTGGCTCAAGTTGCCAGGGAAAATGAGACGGGATATTTACCTCCATTAAAAACTAAAATTGAGAATATTGGAAATTATAATACCGTTTTTGTTGGTTTTCCTACCTGGGGAATGCGACTGCCACCGCCGATGAAAAGTTTTTTGCATGAGTACGATCTGAGCGGAAAAACAGTGATCCCATTCAATACAAATGGAGGTTATGGTTTAGGAAGCAGTATTCGTCAAATTGAAGAACTTTGTCCGGATTCAAACATACTGGAAAGTTTTTCAGTCAGTGGTGGATTGGAGCGAGATGGAATCTACCTGGATATCAAAGGAGCTCGACGAGAAGAAGTTCGAGCAGAAGCAGTAGAATGGTTGGAGAATATTCAGATGCAATA